The Mangrovibacillus cuniculi sequence GAATTCAAGAATATACCGATTATAAAGAAAAGTTTGTGCAGGACATATTAGCACAACAATTGAAGTAGTTTTTTTAATAGAAACACTGTACTGTCACGTCAAATAACAAAGGGAGGAAACCAATTGATCTACATCATCAGACACGGTCAAACGGATTTAAACAAAGAACGAAGAATGCAAGGGCGAAATGGATTACCATTGAACGAAACAGGTATTCAACAAGCTGCCAAACTGAAAGAAGAGTTGAAAGAGATTTCGTTTGATCTGGTTTTTTCTTCTCCACAAGAAAGGGCTATTCAGACTGCTGAAATAGTTACTGGTATGCAGGTGTCTACTGATCTAAGACTAGATGTATTTGACTTAGGAGATGCAGATAGAATTTTGCTTTCTGAAGTGAAAATGGATGGTCCTATCCCTGATAGAACCTTTTACAAAGGGGTAGAAAATCCAATTAGTTTCCTGGAAAGAGTTTTTGACTTCATGTCGGAACTGGAAAAACAAGTTGCCCATAAAGAAATAAATATTTTATTGTCCGGTCATAGATGCACCACTGGTTGTATGGGAGCTTATTTTGAGGGAGTGCCTTCCGACGGCAATATTACTAGATTTTCATCTGAAACAGGTAACTTCAAAGTTTTTACGTTCAATAGAAAGTAAGTTACGGTTTTCTCGACAGTCAAACAAAAACAATTTAAAAGGAGTAAGCCATATGAATGGAATGAAATCCAAGCTATCAGTAACAGGCGGTCTTGTTTTTTTAGGTATATCGATATTATTCTCATCTTGTTCTATTACTACTGCTATTAGTGAGTTGAAAAATGACCAAGATGCACCTAATTCATCAAGATTTGAAATGATCACTCCAAATGAGAGTAACATTATTATTTTTGATACAGTTACAGGAGAGTATTGGAGGAAATTTATCGAACCAAATGAAGGGCCGACGAATTGGGAAATGCAAGAGTCACCAGTATCGGGTAGCAATTAGTAAAGTATTTGAATACGTTCTACATAATGTGTTATCAACAAAAAAGCAGGCGTTTAAATAGTATGTTAGTTTCATTATATAATAGGTACGGTTTGTAAATTTAAACATTTAAAATAAATGTAAGTCCTAAGGGGGTAATCCATGAAACTTCGCATAGCTACCAGTTCAGATTTTGATTCAATTTCTCCTCTCCTAAACGTTTGGTGGGGAGGACGTCAAATGGTTGATATGTTACCAAGATTATTCTTTCAGCACTTTTCAAGCACTAGTTTAGTGATGGAACAGGATGATGAAATTATTGGGTTCTTAGTTGGACTCCTTTCGCAAGATCATGTAGAAGAGGCTTACATTCATTTTGTTGGTGTTCATCCTAATCATCGAAAGAAAAACATTGCAAAAGTTCTGTATGAGGAATTCTACGAGATTGCCAAAGATAACGAGCGTTCTATAGTTCGATGTGTCACCTCACCAGTAAATAAGGCTTCTGTTGCGTTTCACACCAAGATTGGATTTGAGGTGGAAGAAGGAGATAAGTTGGTGGATGGCGTGGATGTACATACTAACTATGATGGAAATGGTCAAGATCGAGTATTGTTTTGGAAACAGTTGAAGTACAGATAGTAAGGAGAGTCTGTTTTAAGTTATTAGATAGGAGGAAGTCATGAAAAAACTATTGTCCCCACGCCTACCAACTAAACAACCACCTCTTCGCCCAACAGACGAAATATGGACTGGATTCTTTTCTAAAGGAGAGCTAGAAGGAGAAGAAGACAGGGTCACACAACATGCTCATTTTCAACAAGTGCAATTTACTGGAGATTGGACAAAATCAGAGTGGAGTGACGTTTTATTTGAACGCTGCGATTTCTCTGGTAGTAACTTCAGTGATGCGAGTTTTTATCGTGTGCAGTTTCATGACTGTAAATTAGATGGAGTCAATCTGTCCGGTTGCGTTATTCGAAATGGACGATTTGATCAGTCGCGGATGAAACTTGCTAGTTTTGGATTCTCTAATTTTAAAATGGTTCGAATGCAAGATTGTGCATTAGATGAAGCGGACTTTTATGAACTTCGACATGAACATTTTTCTATCGATGCATGTACCTTACACAGTGCAAACTTTGGGGGAGTTGTGTTAAAAGATTTTGATTTATCCACATGCTCGTTTGAACGGATAATTGTAAGTATTGAAAAGATTGCTGGCTGCATTATTTCACCTGAGCAGGCGGTTGGGTTTGTGAAGGCAATTGGGATGGTGGTGAAGGAAGACTAGTGACCACCACCCAAACGATGCCTATCTAATCTTTCATTTAAGTGTTTTGTAATATAATACAGTAGCATGCAATTGTCCATCACCAGATAAAGCATAATAAGGAATGCTTCCAGCGTTTACATATTCCATAGATTGATAAAGAAAGTTGGATGGATCTCCTTCTCGAGTATCTAGTACGATAAGCGATTTATCTAATTCGCGGGCATAATCTTCAGCTATTTGCATTAACTTTCGACCAATGCCATTCCTACGGTAGTTAGGATGCGTAATTAGTTTTGCAATTTCAATTCTGTGTAGGCCGTTTGGTTTCGTACATAAATGTAGTTGTATGCTACCGACTATATGTTCCTCGACCTTTGCTACAAACAACAACGTTTCTGGCTGGATAACACTTTGCCAATAAGCTTTCGCTTCTCCTAGTGTTAAACCAGGTAAAAAACCTATCGATGCATCTTCATTTACTACTTTTACTAACAGGTTACTTAACTGCTCGCTAGCTTCTTCTATAGTTTCTAATCGTTGGATTTTAACTTCCATGGCAATTAAACCTCCCCCATTTAGGTCGATAACACTTTTACAAATGTGCCTTCTAAAGATCTGTCATATGCTAATTTGTTCATCTTTTGCACCTTTTGAGAAAGTGTGGAAGCGGATTGTAGATGTCTGTTTTGATAAACAGAAGGATCAATCAATCTTACTTTATTTTTTCGATGAATAGTAAATTCTTCTTTATTATTTTCCACCTTAACATGAGGGTGTATCTTTTCAAGTAAACTTTTAACTTCTGGATCTGAAATGGACTGAAGTTTTGTCCATAATTCTTGATCTGTCTGTAAGAAGTCCTCTAATGAAAGATAATTCTTTTGCAAAGAAAGCTTTAGTACGGAAGCTAACCTATCGTATCCAAATATATTTAGTGGATCCATAAAGAAGTCAATTACTTCTGTGTAATAAGTCTCTACAAACCACTCCGCCACTTGGATATTTTTTAAATACATCTTTCCATTCATGACAATCAGATTATCTAAAAACGTATCTACTTCTTCTCGTAAAATGTGCCCATATGTAAACATGTCTCGAAGTGTATAATCCACACGATCAGCACAAAGTTCCGGTGCAGGCTGTTCTAACAAAGTCCATTGCGATTCATCCAGTAGAATCTGTTCATAGTGGAAACCGTGCTTTTCTAAGATAGAAGGGATTGTAGAGTCTTTAATAACAGTATGAAAAATTTTTTCGTGATAGTCTTCTTCTTTGTTATCAAAGACAAAGTCGACGACATGGGAAAAAGCAGTATGAGAAACGTCGTGTAATAACCCAGCAATTTGCTCTTGTAGGGAGCCACCGAGTTTCTTGATAAGAAGCATGACGCCAATGGAATGCTCGTATCGAGTAACATTCCATTTAGGGTTAACTAAGTAACTTGCGCCTCCTTGACGTATACCCTTTAATCGTTGGAGCGGAGGACTTTGAATCAATTCTTCTAGTACTTTATTTAGTTGGAATTCTCCGTAGATGGTGTCTTGGATTCTCATGATTGTCCTCCTAAAAAGTTGGATGGGATTAATCTGTTTTTTGTAAATGTTCGGTATATAAAATATAACAGAAAATTCGGGAGGATAAAGGGGGCAACGCATATACTGCATGGCTTTTTCTATATTCATAGACTTTCCTCACTTTTGGCAGTGGCATTTTCATGTTACACTAATTTTAACATATATTTGAAATTTCAATTCTTAAAAAAAGCTCTAATAAAGGGAGGAGGAACTTCCTGTGAAATTTTTCATTATGATGCTAATCCCAATACTTACGATCTTCTCATGGTTAGCAATCGGGTTTTGGTCCAAGTCTGTGGAAGATTAGAAGACCAAACGAAGAAGTAATGCCAACGGTAGCTCAGTAACAACTTATATACAAAAAAATGTAGTGAAGGAGGATAGTCATGAAGAAACCTATCTTTGTAGAAACCACCATCCACTCCAACCTCGACACCGTCTGGGAACACAGTCAAAACCCTGACATTCATACAACCTGGGACCTTCGTTTTTCCTCCATTACCTATGAAAACAAAATAGACCATCGTGGATGGGAATTGTTTCGCTACACAAGATCCATCTTTCCAGGTCTTTTGGTTAAAGGGTGGGGGGCAAATACAGGGAAGAAAACACTGAAAAATGGTGGCGCTATCTCCTCTTTGGAGTTTGGTTCTGAGCAATTGCTTTCTCCCATTAAGAAAGGAAGCGGGTATTGGAAGTATACGCCTTTAGAAGAAGGAGTAAAATTCGACACGAAATATACCTATGAAGTTCGTTATGGATTCTTTGGCAGAATACTAGACTTGCTCTTTAGACCCACAATCGCTTGGGCAACAGCGCTTAGCTTTGATGTGTTTCGATTAAGCATTGAAACGAACCAAAAAGCGGAGCAGCTATATCGCGCATTTTTCACGAAGTGGATCTTCGTTTTTACCTTTTTGGCAGTATGGCTGTATCACGGGCTAGTGCCGAAAATCATAGCGCAGCATCCAGAAGAAGTTCGCATGATTGAACGTGTCCTACCGATTGATGGAACTGGCATTGTCATAGTTGTAGGGGTTTTAGAGATAGTGTTCGGTTTGTTATGGCTGAAATCTACATTTCATAAATGGTTATTTTTACTGCAGCTACTGGCATTCCCTGTTCTAGCTGTTGGAGCATTAGTAGCAAATCCAGACTTACTAACAGACCCGTTTTCACCAATATCGTTAACCTTTGTACTTTGTGGTGCATCTTTAGTTGGATATATAAACGAGAAACAAACCATTCCGTCATCAAAGAACACAACATGGAAAGTAGGGTAGTGGATGATTAGACAAGTACTAACCGAAGATCAG is a genomic window containing:
- a CDS encoding histidine phosphatase family protein; this encodes MIYIIRHGQTDLNKERRMQGRNGLPLNETGIQQAAKLKEELKEISFDLVFSSPQERAIQTAEIVTGMQVSTDLRLDVFDLGDADRILLSEVKMDGPIPDRTFYKGVENPISFLERVFDFMSELEKQVAHKEINILLSGHRCTTGCMGAYFEGVPSDGNITRFSSETGNFKVFTFNRK
- a CDS encoding GNAT family N-acetyltransferase, with the protein product MKLRIATSSDFDSISPLLNVWWGGRQMVDMLPRLFFQHFSSTSLVMEQDDEIIGFLVGLLSQDHVEEAYIHFVGVHPNHRKKNIAKVLYEEFYEIAKDNERSIVRCVTSPVNKASVAFHTKIGFEVEEGDKLVDGVDVHTNYDGNGQDRVLFWKQLKYR
- a CDS encoding pentapeptide repeat-containing protein is translated as MKKLLSPRLPTKQPPLRPTDEIWTGFFSKGELEGEEDRVTQHAHFQQVQFTGDWTKSEWSDVLFERCDFSGSNFSDASFYRVQFHDCKLDGVNLSGCVIRNGRFDQSRMKLASFGFSNFKMVRMQDCALDEADFYELRHEHFSIDACTLHSANFGGVVLKDFDLSTCSFERIIVSIEKIAGCIISPEQAVGFVKAIGMVVKED
- a CDS encoding GNAT family N-acetyltransferase, which encodes MEVKIQRLETIEEASEQLSNLLVKVVNEDASIGFLPGLTLGEAKAYWQSVIQPETLLFVAKVEEHIVGSIQLHLCTKPNGLHRIEIAKLITHPNYRRNGIGRKLMQIAEDYARELDKSLIVLDTREGDPSNFLYQSMEYVNAGSIPYYALSGDGQLHATVLYYKTLK
- a CDS encoding HD domain-containing protein, with translation MRIQDTIYGEFQLNKVLEELIQSPPLQRLKGIRQGGASYLVNPKWNVTRYEHSIGVMLLIKKLGGSLQEQIAGLLHDVSHTAFSHVVDFVFDNKEEDYHEKIFHTVIKDSTIPSILEKHGFHYEQILLDESQWTLLEQPAPELCADRVDYTLRDMFTYGHILREEVDTFLDNLIVMNGKMYLKNIQVAEWFVETYYTEVIDFFMDPLNIFGYDRLASVLKLSLQKNYLSLEDFLQTDQELWTKLQSISDPEVKSLLEKIHPHVKVENNKEEFTIHRKNKVRLIDPSVYQNRHLQSASTLSQKVQKMNKLAYDRSLEGTFVKVLST
- a CDS encoding DoxX-like family protein encodes the protein MKKPIFVETTIHSNLDTVWEHSQNPDIHTTWDLRFSSITYENKIDHRGWELFRYTRSIFPGLLVKGWGANTGKKTLKNGGAISSLEFGSEQLLSPIKKGSGYWKYTPLEEGVKFDTKYTYEVRYGFFGRILDLLFRPTIAWATALSFDVFRLSIETNQKAEQLYRAFFTKWIFVFTFLAVWLYHGLVPKIIAQHPEEVRMIERVLPIDGTGIVIVVGVLEIVFGLLWLKSTFHKWLFLLQLLAFPVLAVGALVANPDLLTDPFSPISLTFVLCGASLVGYINEKQTIPSSKNTTWKVG